A genomic region of Coriobacteriaceae bacterium contains the following coding sequences:
- the tyrS gene encoding tyrosine--tRNA ligase, giving the protein MLSSEEQLHIIQSGVAGITPLGAMKKKLDRGTPLNIKLGVDPTSPDLHIGHAVPLRKLRQFQDLGHEVTLIIGDGTAMIGDPSGRNSTRPQLSAEQIDANAQTYMEQAMKVLDPEKTKVVHNRDWIFDLDLADLLGLLSNFTVARILERDDFSNRYHSQQPIAMHEFIYPIMQAYDSVVINADVELGGNDQLFNLLAGRELMEKKGMEPQVCLTLPLLEGLDGVRKMSKSYGNYVGLTDEPADMFGKIMSIPDELMPRYYRLATALPVDEIDDIEAGLAAGELDPNKSKRRLAREIIGIYHGADAAAAAEEQFDLVFKAHAAPDDIEVFDIELEEDPEKGGVYLPKLLADLKLVGSGGEGRRMIDQGAVKIDGEAVEKGTYHLPAARLAHATLQVGKRKWAKLA; this is encoded by the coding sequence GTGCTTTCAAGCGAAGAACAACTCCACATCATTCAGTCGGGCGTCGCGGGCATTACGCCGCTTGGGGCCATGAAGAAGAAGCTCGATCGCGGCACGCCGCTCAACATCAAGCTCGGTGTTGACCCGACGAGTCCGGATTTGCACATCGGCCATGCCGTGCCCCTGCGCAAGCTGCGCCAGTTCCAGGACCTTGGCCATGAGGTCACGCTCATCATCGGTGACGGTACGGCCATGATCGGCGATCCGTCCGGTCGCAACTCGACGCGCCCGCAGCTTTCTGCCGAGCAGATCGACGCGAATGCTCAGACCTACATGGAGCAGGCAATGAAGGTGCTTGACCCCGAGAAGACCAAGGTCGTGCATAACCGCGATTGGATTTTTGACCTTGACCTTGCCGACTTGCTGGGTCTGCTTTCCAACTTCACGGTCGCTCGCATTCTCGAGCGGGACGACTTCTCCAACCGCTATCACAGCCAGCAGCCCATCGCCATGCACGAATTCATCTACCCCATCATGCAGGCGTACGACTCCGTCGTCATCAATGCCGATGTCGAGCTTGGCGGCAACGACCAGCTCTTCAACCTGCTCGCCGGACGCGAGCTCATGGAGAAGAAGGGCATGGAGCCACAGGTCTGCCTGACGCTTCCGCTGCTCGAGGGTCTCGATGGCGTACGCAAGATGTCGAAGTCCTACGGCAACTACGTGGGTCTCACCGACGAGCCAGCCGACATGTTCGGCAAGATCATGAGCATCCCCGATGAGCTCATGCCGCGGTACTACCGCCTGGCGACGGCGCTTCCCGTGGACGAGATCGACGATATCGAAGCAGGCCTGGCAGCAGGGGAGCTTGACCCCAACAAATCGAAGCGTCGCCTCGCGCGTGAGATTATCGGGATTTATCACGGTGCTGACGCCGCGGCTGCGGCCGAGGAGCAGTTCGACCTTGTCTTCAAGGCACATGCGGCCCCTGATGACATCGAGGTCTTCGACATCGAGCTCGAGGAGGATCCTGAGAAGGGCGGTGTCTACTTGCCCAAGTTGCTTGCAGACCTCAAGCTCGTGGGCTCAGGCGGTGAAGGTCGTCGCATGATCGATCAGGGTGCCGTGAAGATTGACGGCGAAGCCGTCGAGAAGGGCACGTATCATCTGCCCGCCGCGCGGCTCGCCCATGCGACGCTGCAGGTTGGCAAGCGCAAGTGGGCCAAGCTCGCGTAG
- a CDS encoding flavodoxin family protein yields MKVLLINGSPRQNGNTARALDEMIDVFKAEGIDTELVRVGSLDVRGCIACGSCANTGACVFDDIVNEIAPALEEADGLVVGSPVYYASANATLIALLDRLFFSTHFPKTMKVGAAVATARRGGITATYDELNKYFGICGMPIATGQYWNGVHGRLPGEAGEDTEGLQQMRTLARNMTFLMKAIALGKEELGLPEKEPQIMTNFVR; encoded by the coding sequence ATGAAGGTATTGCTGATTAACGGGTCACCCCGGCAGAATGGCAACACGGCACGTGCCCTCGACGAGATGATCGATGTCTTCAAGGCCGAAGGAATCGATACCGAGCTTGTGCGCGTAGGCTCCCTTGACGTGCGCGGGTGCATAGCGTGTGGATCCTGCGCCAACACGGGTGCGTGCGTCTTTGATGACATAGTCAACGAGATAGCTCCGGCTCTCGAGGAAGCCGACGGTCTGGTGGTTGGGTCGCCGGTCTACTACGCCTCTGCTAATGCGACGCTGATTGCTCTCCTCGACAGGCTATTTTTCAGTACGCATTTCCCGAAGACTATGAAGGTCGGCGCGGCCGTTGCGACAGCGCGGCGCGGCGGCATCACCGCGACCTACGACGAGCTCAACAAGTACTTTGGGATATGCGGCATGCCGATTGCCACGGGCCAGTATTGGAATGGCGTGCACGGGAGACTTCCGGGCGAGGCCGGAGAGGATACCGAGGGATTGCAGCAGATGAGAACGCTTGCCAGAAACATGACGTTTCTCATGAAGGCAATCGCGCTTGGCAAGGAGGAGCTCGGTTTGCCCGAGAAAGAACCCCAGATCATGACGAACTTCGTGCGATAG
- a CDS encoding DUF3656 domain-containing protein, whose product MRKPELLAPAGNRAAFEAALAAGADAIYLGAGSFNARRNADNFAIDDLRAACHDAHLRDVRVYLTANTLVFPGEMDDALAMVASAAEAGIDAAIVQDVGLMSVLRRDLPELELHASTQLNVRGKRGIELATRLGCSRVTLARELSIEQIARLAELGVDLEVFVHGALCICQSGQCLLSSLIGGRSANRGLCAQPCRLPYKLVDEDGKTLAQEGQYLLSPKDLCGIGMVDQLIEADVASLKIEGRMKSPEYVSTVTATYREAIDRAWRDRASYEVADDAEDVLAEAFNRGFTQGYLTGERGNDMMGYRRPNNRGVAVGRVTGYSAGKVKLAATRDIAVGDLLEFWTSKGRVTYTVESSDTLKGETKYLGVREPVSVGDRVFRVRSAKLAADAQERTETGMKIPVSIDVTMRKGEPLEITVCDEAGHEAKATGPVIEEARTKAITREDVIEHVGRLGSTPFTCEDWQVDLDEGVGIGFSTLHKTRSAALAAFEETLLDADGQTALSAGGIDITRVTDLSDMAPFTTVIRFDDTNIACSLEEFEPGCAIGPRMYATNIEAIRTWAALGASFVWLSPELTLHQMKLLADESPLPLGIVVIGRQELMVSDHCFLMSEGPCDERCGTCERRQGASRFLEDRKGYRFPVTTDACGRGHIYNAVPLDVAHAIGDLLRAGVRGFAVDATLMGEGEAEHAHNRVRSGINGTKVKKSADTTTGHLFRPVE is encoded by the coding sequence ATGAGAAAGCCGGAACTGCTCGCACCCGCGGGGAATCGCGCGGCGTTCGAGGCGGCGCTTGCCGCTGGTGCCGATGCCATCTACCTGGGAGCCGGATCATTCAACGCGCGGCGCAATGCCGATAACTTCGCCATCGACGACCTGCGTGCGGCATGCCACGATGCGCATCTGCGCGACGTACGCGTCTACCTCACGGCCAACACGCTCGTGTTTCCGGGCGAGATGGACGATGCGCTCGCGATGGTCGCCTCTGCAGCCGAGGCGGGAATCGATGCCGCCATCGTGCAGGACGTCGGTCTCATGTCGGTGCTGCGCCGCGATCTGCCCGAACTCGAACTTCACGCCTCCACGCAGCTCAACGTGCGTGGCAAGCGTGGTATCGAGCTGGCCACGCGTCTTGGCTGCTCGCGCGTGACGCTTGCGCGCGAGCTCTCCATCGAGCAGATTGCGCGTCTTGCCGAGCTTGGCGTCGATTTGGAGGTTTTCGTGCACGGGGCGCTGTGCATTTGCCAGTCGGGGCAGTGCCTGCTCTCGTCGCTTATTGGCGGACGTAGCGCCAATAGGGGGCTCTGCGCTCAGCCCTGCCGCCTGCCGTATAAGCTTGTCGATGAAGACGGCAAGACGCTCGCGCAGGAAGGTCAGTACCTGCTGAGTCCCAAGGACCTTTGTGGCATCGGGATGGTCGATCAGCTCATCGAGGCCGATGTCGCGTCGCTCAAGATCGAGGGACGCATGAAATCGCCCGAGTACGTCTCCACGGTTACGGCAACGTATCGCGAGGCGATTGACCGCGCATGGAGGGACCGGGCTTCGTACGAGGTCGCCGATGATGCCGAGGATGTGCTAGCCGAGGCGTTTAACCGCGGATTCACGCAGGGCTATCTAACTGGTGAGCGCGGTAACGACATGATGGGTTACCGGCGTCCGAACAATCGCGGTGTGGCGGTCGGGCGCGTCACGGGGTATTCCGCTGGCAAGGTCAAACTTGCCGCAACGAGGGACATCGCCGTGGGTGACCTGCTCGAGTTCTGGACCTCCAAGGGGCGCGTCACCTATACCGTCGAATCGTCCGACACCCTCAAGGGCGAGACGAAGTACCTGGGTGTGCGCGAGCCGGTCTCCGTTGGCGATCGCGTGTTTCGCGTGCGCTCGGCCAAGCTCGCCGCCGATGCGCAAGAACGTACCGAGACGGGGATGAAGATTCCGGTTTCCATCGACGTGACCATGAGGAAGGGCGAGCCGCTCGAGATTACCGTATGTGACGAGGCGGGCCACGAAGCGAAAGCGACAGGTCCGGTCATTGAGGAGGCACGCACCAAGGCGATTACGCGTGAGGATGTCATCGAGCACGTGGGCAGGCTCGGCTCCACGCCTTTCACGTGCGAGGACTGGCAGGTCGATCTGGACGAGGGCGTGGGCATTGGCTTTTCGACCCTGCACAAGACGCGCAGTGCCGCACTCGCCGCTTTCGAAGAAACGCTGCTTGATGCAGACGGGCAGACGGCATTGTCCGCCGGTGGCATTGACATCACGCGCGTGACGGACCTCTCCGACATGGCGCCGTTCACGACGGTCATTCGTTTCGATGACACGAACATAGCCTGTTCGCTCGAGGAGTTCGAGCCGGGCTGTGCCATCGGGCCGCGTATGTACGCCACCAACATCGAGGCCATCCGCACCTGGGCCGCGCTCGGCGCGAGCTTCGTCTGGCTCTCGCCCGAGCTCACGCTTCACCAGATGAAGCTGCTGGCCGATGAGTCGCCGCTTCCTCTCGGGATCGTCGTCATCGGCCGCCAAGAGCTCATGGTGAGCGATCACTGCTTCCTCATGTCCGAAGGGCCGTGCGATGAGCGTTGTGGCACTTGCGAGCGCCGTCAGGGCGCATCGCGTTTTCTGGAGGATCGCAAGGGTTACCGCTTTCCGGTTACGACGGACGCATGCGGGCGAGGGCACATTTACAATGCCGTGCCACTCGACGTCGCGCATGCAATTGGCGACTTGCTGCGTGCTGGCGTGCGTGGCTTCGCCGTCGATGCGACGCTCATGGGCGAAGGCGAAGCGGAGCACGCGCATAATCGCGTGCGCAGCGGAATAAACGGGACGAAGGTCAAGAAGAGCGCCGATACGACCACGGGGCATCTCTTCAGGCCGGTCGAGTAG